One genomic segment of Flagellimonas marinaquae includes these proteins:
- a CDS encoding TolC family protein — protein sequence MKFKFVCALCVYLFFGKVFSQSTELEKVLNQIEQNNKELKAFQSYINGQQLQNKSGNNLPNPEVLGYYLPFGDHQSDDYAEFEVSQSFEFPTVYLARNKWNKLREDQLETMYTNKRQEILLKAKEGLINLNLLQKRKEIEEVRKTQSFEVFQQVQEMYNKEQVGILDLNKAKVAWIQEQFTMEQLQADIQNQFTELKTLNGGQSIEVNDLHLDSPVQIQSVETIWSEKLANDPRLIELQAKEASAFQNVKLEKNKVLPNISLGYNYQGVNGNDYSGVFGGLSIPLWNSKNKVKAAKADFEYQQTNSEVTRAWMYSEFQQEYNQYLLLFNKYTEYQETLSNLDSEALLFKAYSLGEYSFLEYYMEVQFYRDATDRMLEMEKQLQLLQAQLLIHQL from the coding sequence ATGAAATTTAAATTCGTATGCGCTCTATGCGTGTACCTGTTTTTTGGTAAAGTGTTTTCACAATCCACTGAGCTGGAGAAAGTACTGAACCAAATAGAACAGAACAATAAAGAGTTGAAGGCCTTTCAATCGTACATTAATGGCCAACAACTGCAAAATAAAAGCGGTAACAATTTGCCGAATCCCGAGGTTCTTGGGTATTATTTGCCATTTGGCGATCACCAGTCGGACGATTATGCAGAATTTGAAGTATCACAATCATTCGAGTTTCCTACGGTGTATTTGGCCCGTAACAAGTGGAACAAGCTTCGGGAAGACCAATTGGAGACGATGTACACCAATAAGCGTCAAGAAATTCTATTGAAAGCCAAAGAAGGGTTGATCAATCTCAATTTACTTCAAAAACGGAAGGAGATAGAAGAAGTCAGAAAAACCCAAAGTTTTGAGGTCTTCCAACAAGTCCAAGAAATGTACAACAAGGAACAGGTTGGTATCTTAGATCTTAACAAGGCGAAAGTAGCTTGGATTCAGGAACAGTTTACAATGGAACAGTTACAAGCCGACATTCAAAACCAATTTACCGAATTGAAAACGCTGAATGGTGGACAATCCATTGAAGTGAATGATTTGCATTTGGACAGTCCCGTCCAAATACAAAGTGTTGAGACAATTTGGAGTGAAAAACTGGCCAATGACCCAAGATTGATTGAACTCCAAGCCAAGGAAGCCTCTGCTTTTCAAAACGTCAAACTGGAAAAGAACAAAGTGCTGCCCAATATTTCATTGGGATATAACTATCAAGGTGTAAACGGTAATGATTATTCAGGAGTATTTGGTGGTTTGTCCATTCCCTTATGGAACAGCAAGAACAAAGTGAAGGCAGCAAAGGCGGATTTTGAGTATCAGCAAACCAATTCAGAAGTAACAAGAGCATGGATGTATTCAGAATTTCAACAGGAATACAACCAGTACCTTTTGTTGTTCAACAAGTACACCGAATATCAAGAAACACTATCCAACCTAGATAGTGAGGCACTTTTGTTTAAAGCCTATAGTCTGGGTGAATATTCCTTTTTGGAATATTATATGGAAGTTCAGTTTTATCGGGATGCAACCGATAGGATGTTGGAAATGGAAAAACAATTACAGCTATTACAAGCACAATTATTAATACATCAATTGTAA
- a CDS encoding efflux RND transporter periplasmic adaptor subunit: MKKYLIIVLALMATACKQNNEEDHAHNADGSHVGDETPRLDYTIWTDDTELFVEFPALIVGQPSKFAAHFTVLDKHQPVREGSVTVSLVKGEKGIRSTADAPSSPGIFSPLLQPTGPGEHQLIFDLNTPQYTDKIVIEDIMVYGSLDEAKEALGEAGEDGSISFLKEQAWKTAFQTEPVTKGEIYDVIKTSGVWQPAQGALKTMVATANGTVNFSTLNLTEGMEVTRGQLLLNVSSQGLASNNLSAEVAKAKANYDQATSEYNRKKELYESKIIPKSEFEKVESNYTIAKAEYQSIASGVSGDSKQIRAPFNGFIRSVKVANGDYVEQGAVLISVATEDSKVLKSQIAPTYGLTMENFKGLWYQTETGNWKNISDSDGGILSISKDVEKDSPLISVFAKVNDVIPVPDGSLTQVQIAMGDGKPTTLVPESALMEDYGNYSVMVQLSGESFERRSITIGKRNGEYVEVLKGLQAGDVVVTTGAYQVKMASMSGTTPAHGHEH; the protein is encoded by the coding sequence ATGAAAAAGTATTTAATAATTGTGCTTGCCTTAATGGCAACAGCTTGTAAACAAAATAATGAAGAAGACCATGCCCATAACGCAGATGGTAGTCATGTTGGGGATGAAACACCCCGATTGGATTATACCATTTGGACGGATGACACAGAATTGTTTGTGGAGTTCCCAGCATTGATTGTGGGACAACCCAGCAAATTCGCCGCACATTTCACTGTATTGGACAAACATCAGCCAGTACGAGAAGGTTCGGTAACGGTAAGTTTGGTCAAAGGTGAAAAAGGAATACGGTCAACTGCTGACGCTCCCTCTTCACCAGGAATATTTTCTCCACTTCTTCAGCCAACAGGACCAGGTGAACATCAATTGATTTTTGACCTTAACACTCCTCAATACACGGATAAAATCGTAATCGAGGATATTATGGTGTATGGCAGTTTGGACGAAGCCAAAGAGGCTTTGGGTGAAGCTGGCGAAGATGGATCCATTTCATTTTTGAAAGAACAGGCTTGGAAAACAGCTTTCCAGACGGAACCTGTAACAAAAGGTGAAATATACGATGTTATCAAAACCTCTGGGGTTTGGCAGCCAGCCCAAGGGGCATTGAAAACAATGGTGGCAACGGCCAATGGAACTGTCAACTTCTCAACTTTAAACCTTACCGAGGGTATGGAGGTAACAAGAGGACAATTGCTATTAAACGTGAGCAGCCAAGGCTTGGCATCCAATAATTTAAGTGCCGAGGTAGCCAAGGCAAAGGCTAATTATGACCAGGCGACATCGGAATACAACCGTAAAAAGGAATTGTACGAAAGCAAGATCATTCCGAAATCCGAGTTTGAAAAAGTGGAAAGTAATTATACGATTGCAAAAGCAGAATATCAATCCATTGCTTCGGGAGTGTCGGGAGACAGCAAACAGATTCGGGCCCCTTTCAATGGTTTCATTAGATCGGTAAAGGTGGCCAATGGAGATTATGTAGAGCAAGGGGCTGTATTGATAAGTGTGGCAACTGAAGATTCAAAAGTATTGAAATCGCAGATTGCACCCACCTATGGTTTGACCATGGAAAATTTCAAAGGCTTATGGTATCAAACGGAAACTGGGAATTGGAAAAATATTTCAGATTCAGATGGTGGGATCCTATCCATTTCAAAAGATGTGGAAAAGGATAGTCCATTGATTTCAGTATTTGCCAAAGTGAACGACGTTATTCCAGTTCCTGATGGTAGTTTGACCCAAGTACAGATAGCAATGGGTGATGGCAAACCAACCACCCTTGTTCCCGAATCGGCCTTGATGGAAGATTACGGCAACTATTCGGTAATGGTGCAACTTTCGGGAGAAAGCTTTGAAAGAAGATCGATTACCATAGGTAAACGCAATGGTGAATATGTAGAGGTCTTAAAAGGCCTGCAAGCAGGTGATGTTGTAGTAACCACAGGTGCGTATCAGGTAAAAATGGCATCAATGTCCGGAACAACCCCGGCACATGGCCATGAACATTAA
- a CDS encoding efflux RND transporter permease subunit yields MLTKILNSSLHNRLLILLGAVVLSVLGVYYAKTMNVDVFPDLTAPTVTILTEAHGMESEEVEKLVTYQLETALNGSPNVRRIRSSSAAGISIVWVEFEWGTDIYRARQIVSERIPMVRENLPEGIGAPTMAPISSIMGEIMLLGVTSDSLSPMELRTLSDWTIRPRIKAIGGIANVVVIGGEYKQYQVFANPEKLKHYNVSLSELVEHVKEANVNAPGGIVNQYGNQYIIKGSGRAYALEDLQEAVLKQVNGQTIKIKDVATVQIGASDKIGDGSLNGKESVILTISKQPDVNTLNLTEQLDLAIVDLQKTLPKGVEIKSHIFRQSDFIEASISNLNSTLLEGAFFVVIVLFIFLMNWRTTVISLLAIPISLLVSIIILKLMGYTINTMSLGGMAIAIGALVDDAIIDVENVYKRLRENSRLPKEAQQSVITVVRDASVEIRSSIIIATLIIIVSFVPLFFLSGMEGRLLQPLGIAFVTSVLTSLIVAVTVTPVLCSYLLNNEKLLNKQAEGTKVEQWLQKWYASTLDKVIKFPKTVIGITVIAFILSLVLATQLGRSFLPEFNEGSLVISAVGPPGMSLEESNKAGKQIETLLLEMPEVEVVTRRTGRAELDEHAQGVNAAEIDVPFILDGKTKETFFEEVRTKLSVVPGINITLGQPIAHRIDHMLSGTRANIAIKIFGSDLQRLFELGKQVEQNIKSIDGLADVAVDQQIEVPQIRIKPKRQILAAYGMTAGNLMEQVDIAFAGEEVGEIYEGQQYFDLVVRYEKPFRDNIENFKNTLISLPNGGQTVLGELATIGSVSSPNTISREDVQRKIVIAANVQGRDLRSAVNEIEDVVNSTINFPEGYRVQYGGQFESESKASQLLLVTAFLAIGIIFLLLYYEFKNVKLAFVVLINLPLALIGGILIVYFTSGIVSIAATIGFISLFGIATRNGILLVSRYEDLRQEGKTGIDLIKAGALDRLNPILMTAFTTGLALIPLALKGGQPGSEIQSPMAVVILGGLLSATLLNLIVIPCVYELVTKNKPMEA; encoded by the coding sequence ATGTTGACTAAAATATTAAATAGTTCCCTACATAATCGTTTGCTGATTTTGTTGGGAGCAGTGGTGTTGAGTGTTTTGGGTGTGTACTATGCAAAAACAATGAATGTTGATGTATTCCCAGACCTCACTGCACCTACGGTAACCATTCTTACCGAAGCCCATGGTATGGAATCGGAAGAAGTGGAAAAACTGGTGACCTATCAATTGGAAACTGCCCTGAACGGTTCGCCCAATGTAAGGCGTATTCGCTCCTCATCGGCGGCGGGTATCTCTATTGTTTGGGTCGAATTTGAATGGGGAACGGATATATACAGGGCACGGCAAATTGTAAGTGAACGTATCCCGATGGTTCGTGAAAATCTGCCTGAAGGTATCGGTGCACCAACCATGGCGCCCATTTCATCCATTATGGGAGAGATTATGCTATTGGGAGTAACATCCGATAGTTTGTCGCCCATGGAATTACGTACCCTATCCGACTGGACGATTCGCCCACGCATCAAAGCGATTGGCGGTATCGCTAATGTGGTGGTTATTGGTGGCGAGTACAAACAATACCAAGTATTTGCCAATCCTGAGAAGTTGAAGCACTATAACGTGAGCTTATCAGAATTGGTAGAGCACGTTAAGGAAGCCAATGTAAATGCTCCAGGTGGTATTGTAAATCAATATGGAAACCAATACATCATTAAAGGTAGTGGTAGAGCCTATGCTTTGGAAGATCTACAGGAAGCTGTTTTAAAGCAGGTCAATGGTCAGACCATTAAAATAAAAGATGTAGCTACTGTGCAAATTGGAGCATCGGACAAGATCGGTGATGGTTCATTGAATGGGAAGGAATCGGTAATCTTGACCATATCCAAACAACCCGATGTCAACACCTTAAATTTGACAGAACAGTTGGATTTAGCCATTGTGGATTTACAGAAAACCTTGCCGAAGGGGGTAGAAATCAAATCCCATATTTTCAGACAGTCCGATTTTATCGAAGCCTCCATAAGCAATTTAAATTCCACCTTGTTGGAAGGTGCATTTTTTGTGGTGATTGTATTGTTCATTTTCTTGATGAACTGGCGAACCACGGTAATTTCATTGTTGGCCATTCCTATTTCATTGTTGGTGTCCATCATCATCTTAAAATTAATGGGATATACCATTAACACCATGAGTTTAGGGGGTATGGCCATCGCTATTGGTGCCTTGGTGGATGATGCGATCATTGATGTAGAAAATGTGTATAAACGTTTGCGTGAAAACAGTCGTTTGCCAAAAGAAGCACAGCAATCGGTAATCACAGTAGTACGGGATGCTTCTGTGGAAATTCGTAGTTCCATCATCATAGCGACCTTGATCATTATTGTTTCGTTCGTGCCCCTGTTCTTTTTGAGTGGCATGGAAGGTAGATTATTACAACCACTTGGAATTGCTTTTGTAACATCCGTATTAACGTCCTTGATTGTTGCGGTTACAGTAACCCCGGTATTATGTTCCTATTTATTGAACAACGAAAAACTGTTGAACAAGCAAGCCGAAGGCACCAAAGTGGAACAATGGCTCCAAAAATGGTATGCATCAACATTGGACAAGGTGATTAAATTCCCAAAAACGGTGATTGGTATAACTGTGATTGCCTTTATTTTGAGTTTGGTATTGGCGACCCAATTGGGAAGAAGCTTTTTACCCGAGTTCAATGAAGGTTCGTTGGTGATCAGTGCAGTTGGCCCTCCTGGAATGTCTCTGGAAGAAAGTAACAAGGCAGGGAAACAAATAGAAACCTTGTTGTTGGAAATGCCCGAAGTTGAAGTGGTGACCCGCAGAACGGGACGTGCGGAACTGGACGAACATGCACAAGGGGTCAATGCTGCCGAAATAGATGTGCCATTTATACTGGATGGTAAAACCAAGGAAACATTTTTCGAGGAAGTCCGTACCAAATTGAGTGTAGTGCCCGGGATTAACATCACGCTTGGACAGCCTATAGCACATAGGATAGATCACATGTTGTCTGGAACACGGGCCAATATCGCAATCAAAATTTTCGGCTCTGACCTACAGCGTTTGTTTGAATTGGGAAAACAGGTTGAGCAAAACATCAAATCCATTGACGGATTGGCGGATGTAGCCGTTGACCAACAAATAGAAGTTCCCCAAATTCGGATAAAGCCCAAGCGCCAAATATTGGCGGCTTATGGAATGACAGCTGGCAATTTGATGGAACAGGTGGATATTGCGTTTGCAGGGGAGGAAGTAGGTGAAATCTATGAAGGGCAACAGTATTTCGACTTGGTGGTGCGTTATGAAAAGCCCTTTCGGGATAATATAGAGAACTTCAAAAATACCTTGATAAGCCTGCCCAATGGAGGACAAACGGTGTTGGGTGAATTGGCGACCATAGGTTCAGTAAGTAGCCCAAATACCATCAGCCGTGAAGATGTACAGCGTAAAATTGTAATTGCTGCCAATGTACAGGGCAGGGACTTGCGAAGTGCCGTAAACGAGATTGAAGATGTTGTAAACAGTACCATTAACTTTCCCGAGGGTTATCGTGTACAATATGGCGGACAATTTGAAAGTGAATCCAAAGCTTCCCAATTGTTATTGGTCACTGCATTTTTGGCCATTGGAATAATATTCTTATTGCTGTATTACGAGTTTAAAAATGTAAAATTGGCCTTTGTAGTACTCATCAATTTGCCTTTGGCATTGATTGGTGGAATTTTGATTGTCTACTTCACATCTGGAATTGTAAGTATTGCTGCGACCATTGGGTTTATAAGCTTGTTCGGTATTGCAACCCGAAATGGTATTCTATTGGTATCTCGATACGAAGATTTAAGACAAGAAGGAAAAACAGGAATAGACCTTATCAAAGCAGGGGCATTGGATAGATTAAACCCTATTCTAATGACAGCCTTTACTACAGGGTTGGCTTTGATTCCATTGGCATTAAAAGGCGGTCAACCGGGCAGTGAAATACAAAGCCCCATGGCCGTGGTTATTTTGGGAGGTTTGCTTTCTGCAACACTTTTGAATTTGATCGTAATTCCTTGTGTGTACGAATTGGTGACGAAAAACAAGCCTATGGAAGCATAA